A single region of the Micropterus dolomieu isolate WLL.071019.BEF.003 ecotype Adirondacks linkage group LG18, ASM2129224v1, whole genome shotgun sequence genome encodes:
- the smug1 gene encoding single-strand-selective monofunctional uracil-DNA glycosylase 1 — translation MSDDKTSADEKLACGDGEKPSCDQEEQWFNVKPVPEVNVSPSSRFLQAELELNIHLRRLTFSEPVRYIYNPLEYAWDTHRCYVEKYCQGGQRILFLGMNPGPFGMAQTGVPFGEIRSVVDWLKITGEVGHPPDEHPKRRITGLACTQREVSGARFWGFFRKLCGEPALFFQHCFVHNLCPLIFMSASGKNLTPPELLAGEREELLKLCDTALCQVVEALGVSMVIGVGRVAEQRARRALSAAGVNVQVEGIMHPSPRNPLANKGWEEVAKAKLTELDVMALLNKS, via the exons atgtcGGATGACAAGACATCTGCGGATGAAAAGCTCGCTTGTGGAGATGGGGAGAAGCCTTCCTGTGACCAGGAGGAGCAGTGGTTTAACGTCAAACCGGTACCGGAGGTCAACGTGAGCCCCTCCTCCAGATTCCTGCAGGCTGAACTGGAGCTGAACATCCACCTGCGTCGGCTGACCTTCAGCGAGCCTGTCCGGTACATTTACAACCCGCTGGAGTACGCCTGGGACACCCACCGCTGCTACGTGGAGAAGTACTGTCAGGGCGGACAAAGGATCCTGTTTTTGGGGATGAATCCAGGACCTTTCGGCATGGCACAGACCGGG GTCCCCTTTGGTGAAATAAGGTCAGTTGTTGATTGGCTGAAGATCACGGGCGAGGTCGGACATCCTCCCGACGAGCATCCAAAGCGACGGATCACAGGACTTGcctgcacacagagagaagtgaGCGGCGCACGTTTCTGGGGCTTCTTCAGAAAGCTGTGTGGTGAACCAGCACTGTTCTTCCAGCACTGCTTTGTGCACAACCTCTGCCCGCTCATTTTCATGAGTGCCAGCGGGAAGAATTTAACCCCTCCTGAGCTTCTTGCAGGTGAGCGGGAGGAACTCCTGAAGCTGTGCGACACTGCACTGTGCCAGGTGGTAGAGGCACTGGGCGTCTCCATGGTGATCGGGGTTGGGAGGGTGGCTGAGCAGCGAGCGCGGCGTGCTTTGTCTGCTGCGGGTGTCAATGTGCAAGTTGAAGGCATCATGCACCCGTCGCCCAGAAACCCACTAGCCAATAAGGGCTGGGAGGAAGTAGCCAAAGCCAAGCTGACAGAACTTGATGTCATGGCGCTGCTGAACAAAAGCTGA